One genomic region from Spirulina subsalsa PCC 9445 encodes:
- a CDS encoding efflux RND transporter permease subunit, producing the protein MSFHVSSWSIKNPVPTVVMFLTLGIVGFFSFLGLGIDQQPNIDIPTIQVSVTQPGAGPVELETQVTRKVEDAIAGLADVDDIISNISEGISNTTVQFTLGVDSNQATNDVRNAIAQIRSDLPQDINEPIVQRLEFAGGAIMTYTLSSNQRSVEELSNFIDQDISRALSSVPGIAQIERIGGVDREVRVNLQSKRLQAYGITATAVNDQIRSLNLDLPGGRSEVGGSEQNIRTLGSAQTIAQLQQYPIVLPDGSTVPLGSLGSVEDGSSDPRQMALLNGESVVTFSIRRSTGSTLVTVEEQTRKAIAQLEKTLPSDLRIDLIFTRATAIRDSYKSTMDAVIIGSILTVITVGLFLRDWRMTLITALALPLSIIPTFAVMGMLNYTLNGMTLLALALAMGNLVDDAICMIENIDQHLQMGKTPLRAAWDGAREIGLAVITTTATIVAVFLPVAFMGGIPGQFFQPFGVTVAVATMFSTLVATTMTPMLSAYLLNPKTNPSKFVKTPPQDRDTLHLQEWREELQEAYSPAPRRKRQPYRGALTWALRHRIATLLMAIAFFIGSLQLIPYIPQGLFDSGDIGLSTVNVNLPPGSTLSDTETVLREVDQVLRDHPAVANVLASASAPDSASVFVNLVPRSERIHQRDFEQEMRSVFQTIPGARISFQSGGAGGSSKDLSLILKSQNPDSLADVADRLENEMRQLPGLVEVSSSASLVRPELVIQPNLQRAADLGVSVQAIARTASLALIGDNESNLAKFNLPDRQIPIRVQIDPIERQNIDTIRNLQVPTNGGRLVPLSSVATIRLGSGPAEIQRYDRYRQVSLEANLEGIALGNAVQAVRALPTMTSLPPDVFEEPSGDAEIMRDIFARFASALGLAILSIYVILVLLYNNFLYPFAILAALPLSIGGALLGLLVMQKELGLFALIGIVLLMGLVTKNAILLVDCTLANMAEGSTRRQAIIDAGVSRLRPIIMTSISTVAGMLPIALEFGADGEVRSPMAIAVIGGFSTSTLLTLIVVPVLFTYVDSVVKGIGKLFRRENAPQEEYLEINH; encoded by the coding sequence ATGTCCTTTCACGTCTCCTCTTGGTCGATTAAAAACCCGGTTCCCACCGTGGTGATGTTTCTCACCCTCGGCATTGTCGGCTTTTTCTCCTTCCTCGGTCTAGGGATTGATCAACAGCCCAATATTGATATTCCCACGATTCAAGTATCCGTCACCCAACCCGGAGCCGGCCCGGTGGAACTGGAAACCCAAGTGACGCGCAAGGTGGAAGATGCCATTGCTGGTCTAGCGGATGTGGATGATATTATCTCCAACATTAGCGAGGGGATTTCTAACACAACGGTACAGTTTACCCTCGGGGTGGATAGTAACCAAGCGACTAATGATGTACGGAATGCGATCGCCCAAATTCGCTCCGACTTGCCCCAAGATATTAACGAACCGATTGTTCAGAGATTAGAATTTGCGGGGGGGGCGATTATGACCTATACCCTCTCGTCCAATCAGCGTTCTGTGGAAGAGTTGAGTAACTTTATCGACCAAGATATTAGCCGCGCCCTCTCCTCTGTCCCCGGAATTGCCCAAATTGAGCGGATTGGTGGGGTAGATCGGGAAGTTCGGGTGAACCTACAATCCAAACGGCTCCAAGCCTATGGCATCACCGCCACCGCCGTTAATGACCAAATCCGTAGCCTTAACCTTGACCTACCCGGTGGACGGTCTGAAGTCGGGGGCAGTGAACAGAATATACGCACCCTCGGCAGCGCCCAAACCATCGCCCAGTTGCAACAATATCCTATTGTCCTCCCCGATGGTTCAACCGTTCCCTTGGGCAGTTTAGGCAGCGTCGAAGATGGTTCTTCGGATCCCCGACAAATGGCCTTATTAAATGGGGAGTCCGTTGTCACCTTTTCCATTCGCCGCAGCACAGGCAGCACCTTAGTCACCGTCGAAGAACAAACCCGTAAGGCGATCGCACAACTGGAGAAAACCCTACCCAGTGATCTGCGCATTGACCTAATCTTCACCCGTGCCACCGCCATTCGAGACTCCTATAAATCCACCATGGACGCGGTGATTATCGGCTCCATCCTAACCGTAATCACCGTTGGCCTCTTCCTGCGAGATTGGCGCATGACCCTAATCACCGCCCTCGCCCTCCCCTTGTCCATCATTCCCACCTTTGCCGTCATGGGGATGTTGAACTATACCCTCAACGGGATGACCTTGTTGGCGCTGGCCTTAGCGATGGGGAACTTGGTAGACGATGCCATCTGTATGATTGAAAACATCGACCAACACTTACAGATGGGCAAAACCCCCTTAAGAGCCGCTTGGGATGGGGCGCGGGAAATTGGGTTAGCTGTCATTACCACCACCGCCACCATTGTGGCCGTCTTCCTCCCTGTGGCCTTTATGGGGGGCATTCCGGGGCAGTTTTTCCAACCCTTCGGCGTAACCGTAGCCGTGGCGACCATGTTTTCTACCCTCGTCGCCACCACCATGACTCCCATGTTGAGTGCCTACCTGCTCAACCCCAAAACCAACCCCTCCAAATTTGTTAAAACCCCGCCCCAAGATCGGGACACGTTACACCTCCAAGAATGGCGGGAAGAACTACAAGAAGCTTATAGTCCCGCACCTCGACGCAAACGCCAACCCTACCGGGGGGCGCTGACCTGGGCGCTGCGTCATCGCATTGCGACGTTATTAATGGCGATCGCCTTTTTCATCGGCAGTTTACAACTCATCCCCTACATCCCCCAGGGCCTCTTTGATAGTGGGGACATTGGCTTAAGTACCGTTAACGTCAATTTGCCCCCCGGTTCCACCCTCAGCGACACAGAAACCGTCCTGCGAGAAGTGGATCAAGTCCTGCGAGATCATCCCGCCGTCGCCAACGTCCTCGCCAGTGCCTCCGCCCCTGACTCCGCTAGTGTTTTTGTCAACCTCGTTCCCCGTTCAGAACGCATTCATCAACGAGACTTTGAACAGGAAATGCGCTCCGTCTTCCAAACCATTCCGGGGGCCCGGATTTCCTTCCAAAGTGGCGGCGCAGGGGGGAGCAGTAAAGACCTCAGCCTGATTCTGAAGAGTCAAAACCCCGACAGTTTAGCCGACGTGGCCGACCGTTTGGAAAACGAAATGCGCCAACTTCCGGGCTTAGTGGAAGTCAGTTCCAGCGCCAGTTTAGTCCGACCGGAATTAGTCATCCAGCCCAACCTCCAACGGGCGGCCGACCTTGGGGTATCCGTGCAAGCCATTGCTCGGACGGCCTCTCTCGCCTTAATTGGGGATAATGAGTCCAATCTGGCTAAATTTAACCTTCCTGACCGTCAAATCCCCATCCGCGTCCAAATAGACCCCATAGAGCGGCAAAATATCGACACCATCCGGAACTTGCAAGTCCCCACCAACGGGGGGCGCTTAGTTCCCCTCTCCTCCGTCGCCACCATTCGCTTAGGCAGTGGTCCGGCAGAAATTCAGCGTTATGATCGCTACCGTCAGGTATCCCTTGAAGCCAACCTAGAAGGGATCGCCTTGGGGAATGCCGTCCAAGCGGTGCGCGCCTTACCCACCATGACCTCCCTCCCCCCAGATGTGTTTGAGGAGCCTTCTGGGGATGCGGAAATTATGCGAGATATCTTCGCCCGTTTTGCCTCGGCATTAGGATTAGCGATTCTCTCCATTTATGTGATTTTGGTCTTGTTATATAACAATTTCCTCTATCCCTTCGCCATCCTCGCCGCCCTGCCCCTATCAATTGGGGGGGCGTTGCTGGGTTTATTGGTCATGCAGAAGGAGTTAGGGTTATTTGCGCTGATTGGGATTGTCTTGTTGATGGGATTGGTGACGAAAAACGCCATTTTGTTGGTGGATTGTACTCTCGCTAACATGGCAGAGGGCAGCACTCGCCGACAAGCGATTATCGACGCGGGGGTGTCCCGTCTTCGTCCCATTATCATGACCTCCATTTCCACCGTAGCGGGGATGTTGCCTATTGCCTTAGAATTCGGGGCAGATGGGGAGGTGCGGAGTCCGATGGCGATCGCCGTCATTGGCGGATTTAGCACCTCTACCCTTCTCACCCTAATTGTGGTTCCCGTTTTGTTCACCTATGTTGATAGTGTGGTGAAAGGAATCGGCAAACTATTCCGTCGGGAGAATGCCCCTCAAGAGGAGTATTTAGAGATCAACCATTGA
- a CDS encoding cation diffusion facilitator family transporter: MKRLTWVLCLVGGFSLVEIGMGWFSHSLALQADAGHLLSDCFALLLALFATWFARASPHSHHRRVEFAAAFLNGLGLVAIALWIGHQAMLHLQAPPLDILSTPMLATASLGFGVNSINIWLLHEDSHHDLNLRGAFLHVLADAASSVGVILAAIAVWTLNWFWADTVISFAVALLILLSAIPLLWESANALRTADPT, translated from the coding sequence ATGAAGCGTTTAACGTGGGTGTTGTGCCTCGTGGGAGGCTTTTCCTTGGTCGAGATTGGGATGGGGTGGTTTAGCCATAGTTTAGCCCTACAAGCCGACGCAGGACATTTATTATCGGACTGTTTCGCCTTATTATTAGCCTTGTTTGCCACTTGGTTTGCTCGGGCTAGCCCCCATTCTCACCATCGCCGGGTCGAATTTGCCGCCGCTTTCCTCAATGGGTTAGGATTAGTGGCGATCGCGCTTTGGATTGGTCACCAGGCCATGCTTCACCTCCAAGCCCCACCCCTCGACATTTTAAGCACCCCCATGTTAGCCACCGCCAGCCTCGGTTTTGGGGTGAATAGTATTAATATTTGGCTCCTCCATGAAGACAGTCACCACGATTTAAACCTCCGGGGGGCTTTTCTCCATGTCTTAGCCGATGCCGCCAGTTCCGTTGGGGTTATTTTAGCTGCGATCGCCGTTTGGACCCTCAATTGGTTCTGGGCAGATACCGTCATCAGTTTTGCCGTCGCCCTCCTCATCCTCCTCAGTGCCATTCCCCTCCTTTGGGAAAGTGCCAACGCACTGCGAACCGCAGATCCCACTTAG
- a CDS encoding NACHT domain-containing protein, producing MVKRSLIASPTGVEKAKKAFKRKGWTQEYLAAEVGLQTRQSIWKFFSGKPIYRHVFIEICFALDLNPEEIALSPEDDLTPDTDHPDLDFWVEDLRQSQASTLEHQCGFVQMLDVTRPIELEDIYVDVNILPEIPHQRWLEISDFPSASEYNRSRLTKIAQQRIPVTTILEKYKHLVILGQPGAGKTTLLQALAIQCNQGSWRRDLLPIFIRLKNLPEDNLKLNSSNFLNDLFSYSPADNLAQLEHLLLQGRVLLLLDGLDEVPAKSKLLLLQKLQRFLEKYHNITCLITCRPAAYQYHLPNFTEIEIADFSDQQISSFVPKFFQLLNHHSLLNQKDYSSEILSQQFLKQIQKPKNRSIRELIKTPILLNLSCLVFQQKADFPHNLLKLYQQSLDILLTRWDMTRGIQRDSEQCNFSVAEKINLLSYLAYVMIKKDQYFVDQHHLQKYIIHYLINYQKSQKNRNELEQYVIKILKTIESQHGILVEQAREIYSFSHLTFQEYLASHWIAHHPKTSVFQTLVNHLYDPNWHNIILITFSLLPKSETLFTVIQEKSQEDIAQDVECVLFLTWVQQQAKRCQEQSNFIFVQGVLLSFGLSRNLRLQQRNLKGLTLATALVQELLFWLDFQRMITPLRVKNLAEAWLKGRELASQWGENLQVQLPSRKVSYVRVQQSMLKRDLQGLCELSLEGELAVSLNSLLLDLPSLEMKTEQLKKWWETEGNIWLEKLQNVLAQQGYSQLLQPLGDRQRQALLQFYEAQVLLVEGLTRAIDLSPDVRSHLESKLFQVT from the coding sequence ATGGTGAAGCGATCGCTCATAGCCTCTCCCACTGGGGTTGAAAAAGCAAAAAAAGCCTTTAAACGCAAAGGATGGACGCAAGAATATTTAGCGGCCGAAGTGGGTCTGCAAACTCGTCAATCCATTTGGAAATTCTTTTCCGGTAAACCGATTTACCGCCATGTTTTTATAGAAATCTGTTTCGCCCTCGACTTAAACCCTGAAGAAATTGCCCTTTCCCCTGAAGACGATTTAACTCCAGATACAGACCATCCGGATCTAGATTTTTGGGTCGAGGATTTGCGTCAGAGTCAAGCCAGCACTCTAGAACATCAATGTGGTTTTGTCCAGATGTTAGATGTAACTCGACCCATTGAACTGGAAGATATTTATGTAGATGTGAATATTTTGCCAGAAATTCCCCATCAACGCTGGTTAGAAATCTCTGATTTTCCCAGTGCTAGTGAGTATAATCGTTCAAGATTGACGAAAATTGCCCAACAACGAATTCCCGTTACTACAATTTTAGAAAAATACAAACATCTTGTCATTTTAGGTCAACCGGGTGCCGGAAAAACGACCCTTTTACAAGCTTTAGCGATTCAGTGTAATCAAGGGAGTTGGCGAAGAGATTTATTGCCTATTTTTATCCGACTGAAAAACCTACCGGAAGATAACCTTAAACTTAACTCAAGTAACTTCTTAAATGATTTATTTAGCTATTCTCCGGCTGATAATTTAGCACAACTTGAACACCTTTTATTACAAGGTAGAGTGCTTTTATTGCTGGATGGACTTGATGAAGTTCCGGCAAAATCTAAACTATTACTGCTGCAAAAACTACAGCGTTTCTTGGAAAAATATCATAATATTACCTGTTTAATCACTTGCCGACCTGCCGCCTATCAATACCACTTACCAAACTTTACAGAAATTGAAATAGCAGACTTTAGCGACCAGCAAATCTCCAGCTTTGTTCCTAAGTTTTTTCAGCTTTTGAACCATCATTCTCTCCTTAATCAAAAGGATTATAGCAGTGAAATTTTAAGTCAACAGTTTTTAAAACAAATTCAAAAGCCTAAAAATCGCTCAATTCGAGAACTCATTAAAACACCGATTTTACTTAACTTAAGTTGCCTTGTTTTTCAACAAAAAGCCGACTTTCCTCATAATTTACTCAAACTTTACCAACAGAGTCTAGATATCTTGCTCACTCGTTGGGATATGACGAGAGGTATCCAAAGAGATAGTGAACAATGCAATTTTTCCGTCGCAGAAAAAATAAACTTATTAAGCTACTTAGCTTATGTTATGATAAAAAAAGACCAATACTTTGTCGATCAGCACCACCTTCAAAAGTATATCATTCATTACTTAATTAATTACCAAAAAAGTCAAAAAAATAGGAATGAACTAGAACAGTATGTTATAAAAATTCTGAAGACAATTGAAAGCCAACATGGAATTTTAGTAGAACAAGCACGGGAAATCTATTCCTTTTCTCATCTTACGTTTCAAGAATATTTAGCGAGTCATTGGATTGCCCATCATCCCAAAACGTCCGTTTTTCAAACCTTGGTTAATCATCTTTATGATCCCAATTGGCACAATATTATTTTAATAACTTTTTCCTTATTGCCCAAGAGTGAAACCTTATTCACAGTAATTCAGGAGAAGAGTCAGGAAGATATTGCCCAAGATGTAGAATGTGTTTTATTTTTAACTTGGGTGCAACAACAAGCAAAACGTTGTCAAGAGCAAAGCAATTTTATTTTCGTTCAGGGAGTATTATTAAGTTTTGGACTATCGCGTAATCTTCGTTTACAACAGCGTAATTTAAAAGGATTAACGTTAGCAACTGCCTTAGTTCAGGAACTTTTATTTTGGCTCGATTTTCAACGCATGATCACCCCATTACGAGTTAAAAACTTAGCCGAAGCTTGGTTAAAAGGGCGGGAGTTAGCCAGCCAATGGGGTGAAAATTTACAGGTACAACTCCCCTCTCGGAAAGTGTCTTATGTGCGCGTTCAACAGAGTATGTTAAAGCGGGATTTGCAAGGACTTTGTGAACTAAGTTTAGAGGGAGAATTAGCGGTCAGCTTAAATTCTCTCTTGTTGGACTTACCGAGTTTAGAGATGAAAACGGAACAACTGAAAAAATGGTGGGAGACGGAGGGGAATATTTGGCTAGAAAAACTCCAAAATGTCTTAGCCCAGCAGGGATACAGCCAATTATTGCAACCTTTGGGCGATCGCCAGCGACAAGCCTTGTTACAATTCTATGAGGCTCAAGTCCTACTGGTGGAGGGGTTGACACGGGCGATAGACCTTTCCCCCGATGTGCGATCGCACCTTGAATCAAAACTCTTTCAAGTGACCTAG
- a CDS encoding efflux RND transporter periplasmic adaptor subunit, with product MSQDRNITGQPDPESGVMESSSDPSATLKGGLDRALSNSAFRKYQGKTLLLGIGIGVSLAVFGMQVIVPKAEEPATAQETPQTEPNGSSQTITTALVERTAVERTLEATGTVRAQELIPVFSEATGLKISRLLVDEGSMVQQGQLMAVLESSVLEAQLAQAQASVAQAEARVAELRAGARSEELTRAREAVRSAEAGVAQAQSNYDLIAKRVESNQKLVDEGAIARDRFDELLNQKQVAFTNIQQAQASREDANARLQEVSRGPRPEVISQAEAQLAQAKGQVQLIRAQLNNTRVVAPRSGQVLRRHASVGNLTSSSQELFQIVENGRLEVQFTVPETQLSQIQPGQAVEIVAENQSGINVVGRVREIEPSVNENSRQAVVRVDLPSAEGLKPGMFLRGRIVVASTAGITVPSGAVLPQPDGSGRVFILQGDNTVQAQRIEMGELLDGDRVEILSGLQVGQEVAVKGVPYLKDGDRITVRNN from the coding sequence GTGAGTCAAGACAGGAACATCACAGGTCAACCAGACCCAGAATCCGGGGTTATGGAGTCGTCTTCTGATCCTTCTGCAACCCTTAAGGGTGGGTTAGACCGTGCTTTAAGCAACAGTGCTTTCAGGAAATATCAGGGCAAAACCTTACTATTGGGGATTGGGATTGGGGTGTCCTTGGCTGTCTTTGGGATGCAGGTGATTGTACCGAAGGCGGAAGAGCCTGCAACGGCGCAGGAAACCCCCCAAACAGAGCCAAACGGTTCAAGCCAAACCATCACGACGGCGCTGGTAGAACGGACGGCGGTAGAACGGACTCTAGAGGCAACGGGAACCGTGAGGGCGCAGGAACTAATTCCGGTGTTTTCTGAGGCCACGGGGTTAAAAATTAGCCGTCTGTTGGTGGATGAGGGCAGTATGGTTCAACAGGGGCAATTGATGGCCGTGTTGGAAAGTTCGGTGCTGGAGGCACAACTGGCGCAGGCTCAGGCTTCCGTGGCGCAGGCGGAGGCAAGGGTGGCGGAGTTGCGGGCGGGGGCGCGAAGTGAGGAACTGACGCGGGCGCGGGAAGCGGTGCGCAGTGCGGAAGCGGGGGTGGCTCAAGCCCAGTCGAATTATGATTTGATTGCCAAGCGGGTGGAGAGTAACCAGAAGTTGGTGGATGAGGGGGCGATCGCCCGAGATCGTTTTGATGAACTCCTCAATCAGAAACAGGTGGCTTTTACCAATATTCAACAAGCCCAAGCCAGTCGGGAAGATGCCAACGCCCGCTTACAAGAAGTCAGTCGGGGGCCGCGGCCGGAGGTGATTTCCCAAGCAGAAGCCCAACTCGCCCAAGCTAAGGGACAAGTCCAATTGATTCGCGCTCAGTTGAATAATACCCGGGTGGTGGCTCCCCGGAGTGGTCAGGTGTTGCGCCGCCATGCCAGTGTGGGGAATTTAACCTCGTCGTCTCAGGAATTGTTCCAAATTGTGGAAAATGGCCGCTTAGAGGTACAGTTCACGGTGCCGGAAACCCAACTGTCCCAAATTCAGCCGGGGCAAGCGGTGGAAATTGTGGCGGAGAATCAATCGGGAATTAATGTAGTGGGGCGGGTGCGAGAAATTGAACCTTCGGTGAATGAAAATTCACGCCAAGCGGTGGTTCGGGTGGACTTACCCAGTGCGGAAGGATTAAAACCGGGGATGTTCCTCCGAGGAAGGATTGTCGTAGCTTCGACGGCAGGGATTACAGTTCCTTCGGGGGCGGTGTTACCCCAACCCGATGGTAGCGGCCGGGTGTTTATCCTACAAGGGGATAATACGGTGCAGGCTCAACGGATTGAGATGGGAGAGTTGTTAGATGGCGATCGCGTAGAAATTCTCTCGGGCTTACAAGTGGGGCAGGAAGTGGCCGTTAAAGGAGTTCCTTACTTGAAAGACGGCGATCGCATTACGGTTCGGAATAACTAG
- a CDS encoding sterol desaturase family protein gives MEVFGLFISVYFIFFTLTNLGYFILAFLGLFTVQFWLKKHRTRISNKFLIHQKIKQEMLNSLQSNGIFSFFWAITCLKLTPHNQLYFDFTKWGWQYWILSLIVLLILHDTYVYWVHRLMHHPRLYRYLHQKHHISVDASPFSGYSLNRTEAIIHALFFGVVSHIFPVHWLVIVVMMGFSILANVIGHLGYEPMPKNWLKLGGVLFNTTTHHDIHHLYGGRYNYGVYFRFWDWIMDTEFPHYSQTFAQATHSIDLD, from the coding sequence ATGGAAGTTTTCGGATTATTTATCTCGGTTTACTTCATTTTCTTTACCTTGACCAACCTTGGATATTTTATCTTAGCTTTCTTAGGTCTGTTCACTGTTCAGTTTTGGCTAAAAAAACATCGAACCCGGATATCAAATAAATTTTTGATCCACCAAAAAATTAAACAAGAAATGCTAAATTCGCTCCAATCCAATGGCATTTTCTCGTTCTTTTGGGCAATAACTTGTTTAAAATTAACTCCCCACAATCAACTGTATTTTGACTTCACAAAATGGGGATGGCAATACTGGATTTTGAGCTTGATCGTTCTGCTTATTCTCCATGATACCTATGTCTACTGGGTTCATCGTTTAATGCACCACCCAAGGCTGTACCGATATTTACACCAAAAACACCACATTTCAGTAGATGCTTCTCCTTTTTCGGGTTACTCTTTAAACCGCACTGAAGCCATAATTCATGCTCTATTTTTCGGGGTTGTTAGCCATATTTTTCCGGTTCATTGGTTGGTGATTGTTGTGATGATGGGATTCTCTATCTTGGCCAATGTTATTGGACATTTAGGCTATGAACCAATGCCTAAAAATTGGCTAAAGCTTGGGGGGGTACTGTTTAATACTACAACTCACCATGATATTCATCATCTTTACGGAGGTCGCTATAATTATGGAGTGTATTTCCGTTTCTGGGATTGGATAATGGACACAGAATTTCCCCATTACTCGCAAACTTTTGCCCAAGCAACTCATTCTATTGATTTAGATTAA
- a CDS encoding A24 family peptidase yields the protein MIFWVELIITLFVLVFGAAIGSFLNVVIYRIPAGLSILSPPSRCPHCLHRLGMRENIPVLGWFLLKGRCKHCHAPIAIRYPLLEAITALLLAGVYWQFGLTVQTLGYWVFVSGLLALAFIDLDTFTLPNCLTQPGLLLGLGFAAWVGWQESQTPEGVILSLMGGIVGGVLGIWLLDLIRIVGSMVLGRAAMGAGDGKLAAMMGVWLGWQYLLVAGFLACGLGSIVGGGAIALGWLKRSQPIPFGPFLVLAALLTLFWGEILLSTYLRWFFPLN from the coding sequence ATGATCTTTTGGGTTGAACTCATCATTACCCTATTTGTCCTTGTTTTTGGGGCGGCCATTGGCAGTTTTTTAAATGTGGTGATCTACCGCATCCCGGCCGGATTGTCCATTTTGTCGCCTCCCTCCCGGTGTCCCCACTGTTTACACCGTTTGGGGATGCGGGAAAATATTCCCGTTTTGGGCTGGTTTCTGCTCAAAGGACGCTGCAAACATTGTCATGCGCCCATTGCCATCCGTTATCCCCTCCTTGAAGCCATTACCGCCTTGTTATTGGCGGGGGTTTATTGGCAATTTGGACTGACGGTGCAAACCTTGGGTTATTGGGTCTTTGTGAGTGGATTATTGGCCCTCGCTTTTATTGACCTCGACACTTTCACCCTACCTAACTGTTTAACTCAACCGGGTCTATTATTGGGTTTGGGGTTTGCGGCTTGGGTGGGGTGGCAAGAAAGCCAGACCCCGGAGGGGGTGATTTTGTCCCTGATGGGGGGGATTGTGGGGGGGGTATTGGGGATTTGGTTGTTGGATCTGATCCGCATTGTGGGGTCAATGGTACTGGGTAGGGCGGCAATGGGGGCGGGGGATGGGAAACTGGCGGCGATGATGGGGGTATGGTTGGGGTGGCAATATCTACTGGTGGCGGGGTTTTTGGCCTGTGGGTTAGGGTCAATTGTGGGGGGAGGTGCGATCGCCCTCGGTTGGTTAAAACGTAGTCAACCTATTCCCTTCGGCCCTTTTTTAGTCTTGGCCGCCTTACTTACTCTATTCTGGGGTGAGATATTATTATCCACCTATCTCCGTTGGTTTTTTCCCCTCAACTAA
- a CDS encoding 16S rRNA (cytosine(967)-C(5))-methyltransferase — MNARQLAFLALKQIDRQSAYTDVVLDRTLRHQKSLNPQDRGLFTELVYGIVRRQRSLDALIDQLGKKKARQQPPDLRLILHIGLYQLRYLDHIPPSAAVNTTVELAKTNGFKHLSGVVNGILRQYERFAQDGDPLVLPSDPISRLGLLHSFPDWILQLWWEEWGEEETEKLCIWFNNTPFLDLRINPLQTTREAVQEALNAQSLNVYPLPHLPQGLRVEGKTGPVALLPGYQEGWWTVQDGSAQLVAHLLAPQAGEVVIDACAAPGGKTTHIAELMGDQGEIWACDRALKRLNHIRGNQQRLKLHSIQTCGGDSREFKQFIGQGDRVLLDAPCSGLGTLHRHPDIRWRQTRENLAELVQLQRELLNHTATWVKPGGCLVYSTCTLNPQENEGVIQDFLATHPQWYLQPPPPDFPVQNPAGWVKILPTKEDMDGFFMAKLVLEPQEP, encoded by the coding sequence ATGAACGCCCGCCAACTCGCCTTTCTGGCCTTAAAACAAATTGACCGCCAATCCGCCTATACCGATGTAGTCTTAGATCGTACCCTACGGCACCAAAAAAGCTTAAATCCCCAAGATCGGGGCTTATTTACTGAGTTAGTGTATGGTATAGTCCGACGACAGCGCTCTCTCGATGCCCTGATTGATCAACTGGGCAAAAAAAAAGCCCGACAACAACCCCCCGATTTACGCCTGATCCTCCATATTGGACTCTATCAACTGCGCTATCTAGATCATATTCCCCCCTCGGCCGCCGTTAACACGACTGTAGAGTTAGCTAAAACTAACGGATTTAAACACCTCTCGGGGGTAGTCAACGGCATTTTACGCCAGTATGAACGATTCGCCCAAGACGGGGATCCCCTTGTGTTACCTTCAGATCCCATCTCGCGTTTGGGTTTGTTGCACAGTTTCCCTGATTGGATCCTTCAGTTGTGGTGGGAGGAGTGGGGCGAGGAGGAAACCGAAAAACTCTGTATTTGGTTCAATAACACCCCTTTCTTAGATTTACGCATCAACCCTTTACAAACGACTCGGGAAGCCGTCCAAGAGGCTTTAAACGCCCAATCCTTGAACGTTTATCCCCTCCCTCATTTACCCCAAGGGTTACGAGTGGAGGGTAAAACTGGCCCCGTTGCGCTGTTACCGGGGTATCAGGAGGGGTGGTGGACGGTGCAGGATGGAAGCGCCCAGTTAGTCGCCCACTTGCTGGCTCCTCAAGCGGGGGAGGTGGTGATTGATGCCTGTGCTGCCCCCGGTGGGAAAACGACCCATATCGCGGAGTTAATGGGGGATCAAGGGGAAATTTGGGCTTGCGATCGCGCCCTCAAACGCCTGAATCATATCAGAGGTAATCAACAACGGCTCAAACTGCACAGCATCCAGACCTGTGGGGGGGATAGTCGGGAATTTAAGCAATTTATCGGTCAAGGCGATCGCGTTCTCCTTGATGCCCCTTGTTCCGGTTTAGGCACTCTCCACCGTCATCCTGATATTCGGTGGCGACAAACTCGGGAAAATCTCGCTGAATTAGTGCAACTGCAACGGGAACTTTTAAATCATACCGCTACTTGGGTTAAACCGGGGGGGTGTCTGGTTTATTCTACCTGTACCCTCAACCCCCAAGAAAATGAGGGAGTGATTCAGGACTTTTTGGCCACTCATCCCCAATGGTACCTACAACCCCCTCCCCCCGACTTTCCTGTGCAAAATCCCGCCGGATGGGTTAAAATCCTACCGACGAAAGAGGATATGGACGGTTTCTTTATGGCTAAACTTGTCCTAGAACCGCAAGAGCCATAG
- a CDS encoding NUDIX domain-containing protein: MIDQSWYHKTQNAPTFISAGGVVVRWEGQQVYVALVRGEKYTEYILPKGHLEAGETLEEAARREIEEEGGFSQLELITKLGIRERFNFAKTNWKVTHYFLFSTEQINVKPTDPNRYYETHWFTFDQLPPLFWPEQQELVQLSRSILRNRE, encoded by the coding sequence ATGATTGATCAAAGTTGGTATCACAAAACCCAAAATGCTCCTACTTTCATTTCGGCAGGGGGTGTTGTTGTGCGTTGGGAAGGACAACAAGTTTATGTGGCATTAGTCCGGGGGGAAAAATATACCGAGTATATTTTACCCAAAGGGCATCTAGAAGCGGGAGAAACCCTAGAAGAAGCCGCCCGACGAGAAATTGAAGAAGAGGGGGGCTTTTCTCAATTGGAACTAATTACAAAATTAGGCATTCGAGAGCGGTTTAATTTTGCTAAAACCAATTGGAAAGTAACCCATTATTTTCTCTTTTCTACTGAACAAATTAATGTCAAGCCGACAGATCCTAATCGCTACTATGAAACCCATTGGTTCACTTTTGACCAGTTACCCCCTCTTTTTTGGCCAGAACAACAGGAATTAGTTCAATTAAGCCGATCTATTCTAAGGAATAGGGAATAG